The following are encoded together in the Tribolium castaneum strain GA2 chromosome 3, icTriCast1.1, whole genome shotgun sequence genome:
- the LOC135265578 gene encoding uncharacterized protein LOC135265578 → MAQYYFGKLNLLQACDITGTNAVSCLIDGMTDVTLRNGARAGRYVTPESLYAEYLSTLRSEGDKRDTLAKQAPRERRRFLPSRVEAQKLYSSVRCYNCRNRGHVATKCPKPRIECKKCGRIGHVDAECRRGNVVKENMSKQALTTSVADASNNKNYYIDIKVNGKPTRAYIDSGAEPVLVKQSVARELGLMWQPSLHLIRGYGQGITKVHGEVEVELEVDLVKANVKALIVEDSAQRVPVIVGQTFLNAGANTIIANEEAVRVVDGNNESIQAFLGQLPTRKVALWAEEETVIPPQSIGCIRIKAKDDGWKGAYYVEGCQRPRPGFEHVVHRCVTCDGGLVTVRNLSHQDLVYRKAQIVTRAEPCEQERTATTVSVFSVGKVEVKSFQRWELLTQVNKNLDPAQFEQLLQLVNEFRDCFARNVAEIGATTAAEMKLTLTDDKPVIYRPYRLSHHERRIVRDIVNDLLGSGVIRESDSPYSSPILLVRKALSQASLCGYFRKYVKDYATIANSLTSLLKKGSAFVWEEAQERAFQTLKDILTSRPVLAIYDAEAETELHTDASKVGIGGILLQRQGDGSLRPVMFFSRQTTKEEQRYHSYELETLAVVCSLKHYRVYLLGLQFKVITDCNALRTTLTKRDLIPRIGRWWLLTSEFDFTVEYRPGSKMSHVDALSRNPVLDPSEPSVEVLHINVNDDDWILAVQMKDARCALLKEILEKSPTNAEERAIHKEYKLKDGRVFKQTESGLKWVVPKALAASSREEEKWDDFVSRISWGINSTPNSTTGKSPYELLLGYTPRHANDSILTNVVTEGVHDGDLPRTRADVAQRVEKEQQKQKERYDKRRCAPKRFNAGDLVLVRTTRASNEGKSRKLLPKYSGPYRIQKVLDYDRYVVTDMPGATRSQKRYEGVHSVDKLRHYVVATTSGDETMDDVSDE, encoded by the exons ATGGCACAATattattttgggaaattaaATCTGTTGCAGGCTTGTGACATAACAGGAACGAATGCAGTCTCCTGTCTTATTGATGGAATGACTGACGTGACTCTCAGAAATGGGGCTAGAGCAGGGCGTTACGTTACACCCGAAAGCTTGTACGCTGAGTATTTGTCGACTCTGAGATCCGAAGGTGACAAGCGGGATACGCTCGCAAAGCAGGCGCCTCGGGAAAGGAGGAGGTTCCTTCCAAGTCGAGTCGAAGCACAAAAACTGTATTCGTCAGTTCGGTGTTACAATTGTCGTAATCGAGGACATGTTGCGACAAAGTGCCCGAAACCAAGAATTGAGTGCAAGAAATGTGGTCGCATTGGACATGTGGATGCTGAGTGCCGACGTGGTAACgtagtaaaagaaaacatgTCTAAGCAGGCACTAACGACAAGTGTAGCTGACgcaagtaataataagaattattaCATAGACATTAAGGTCAATGGTAAGCCGACGCGAGCTTACATTGACTCAGGAGCTGAACCGGTCCTTGTCAAGCAAAGTGTTGCTAGAGAATTGGGACTGATGTGGCAGCCAAGTTTACATTTGATTCGTGGTTATGGCCAGGGAATCACCAAAGTGCATGGGGAAGTCGAAGTAGAGCTAGAAGTGGATCTTGTCAAGGCAAACGTAAAAGCTTTGATCGTCGAAGACAGTGCACAACGTGTGCCTGTCATAGTGGGACAGACCTTCCTGAATGCGGGTGCTAATACGATTATAGCAAATGAGGAAGCTGTGAGAGTAGTTGACGGAAACAACGAATCGATCCAAGCATTTCTAGGCCAACTTCCGACACGAAAAGTTGCACTTTGGGCGGAAGAGGAAACAGTGATCCCTCCTCAATCCATTGGTTGCATACGAATCAAGGCAAAAGACGATGGGTGGAAAGGAGCTTATTACGTTGAAGGGTGTCAACGTCCGAGACCAGGGTTCGAACACGTTGTTCATCGGTGTGTCACATGTGATGGAGGCCTAGTGACCGTTCGCAATCTATCGCACCAAGATCTGGTCTATCGAAAGGCGCAAATCGTTACGAGAGCTGAGCCTTGCGAGCAGGAAAGGACAGCTACGACGGTGAGTGTGTTTTCTGTGGGGAAGGTTGAGGTAAAGAGTTTTCAACGGTGGGAACTTCTTACACAAGTCAATAAGAATCTAGACCCGGCTCAGTTCGAGCAATTGTTACAACTCGTTAACGAATTTCGAGATTGTTTTGCACGAAATGTAGCGGAAATAGGTGCCACAACTGCGGCAGAAATGAAGCTAACTTTGACTGATGATAAACCTGTAATTTATCGTCCTTATCGGTTATCGCATCACGAAAGAAGAATTGTTCGAGATATAGTAAATGACTTGTTAGGTAGCGGAGTCATACGAGAATCAGACTCGCCATATTCGAGTCCCATACTGTTGGTGCGGAAGGCATTAAGCCAGGCGA GTTTGTGTGGGTACTTTCGAAAGTACGTGAAAGATTACGCAACAATAGCAAACAGTTTGACGAGTCTCCTAAAGAAAGGCAGTGCATTTGTTTGGGAAGAAGCACAAGAGCGGGCTTTTCAGACTTTAAAAGACATCTTGACGAGCAGACCAGTTCTTGCAATTTACGACGCGGAAGCTGAAACGGAGTTACACACTGACGCTTCTAAAGTTGGAATTGGTGGCATTCTGTTGCAACGACAAGGTGATGGATCTTTGCGTCCAGTTATGTTTTTCAGCCGACAGACGACCAAAGAGGAACAAAGGTACCACTCGTACGAGCTAGAAACGCTAGCGGTGGTCTGTTCTCTCAAACATTATCGAGTATACTTGTTGGGGCTTCAATTCAAGGTGATCACAGACTGTAATGCTTTACGAACAACCCTTACCAAGAGAGATTTGATTCCACGAATTGGGAGATGGTGGTTGTTGACTTCTGAGTTCGACTTTACTGTAGAATACAGACCTGGCAGTAAAATGAGTCACGTTGACGCTTTGAGTAGAAATCCGGTATTAGATCCTTCGGAGCCTTCAGTGGAAGTCTTGCATATTAATGTTAACGATGATGATTGGATTTTAGCTGTTCAAATGAAGGATGCGAGATGCGCATTGTTGaaggaaatattggaaaaatcaccgaCGAACGCTGAAGAGCGTGCCATTCACAAAGAGTATAAACTAAAAGATGGTCGAGTATTCAAACAGACTGAGTCAGGATTAAAATGGGTCGTACCAAAAGCG CTTGCTGCTAGCTCGAGAGAAGAAGAGAAATGGGATGACTTTGTGAGTAGAATTAGTTGGGGTATTAATTCTACGCCGAATTCGACTACGGGCAAAAGTCCATACGAATTGTTGTTGGGGTATACACCTCGACATGCTAATGACTCAATCCTCACCAACGTGGTGACAGAGGGTGTTCATGATGGTGATTTGCCACGGACACGAGCAGACGTTGCTCAGCGTGTCGAAAAGGAACAGCAGAAGCAAAAAGAGCGTTATGACAAGCGACGCTGTGCCCCAAAGAGATTTAATGCAGGTGATCTCGTGTTGGTACGCACCACGCGAGCTTCAAACGAGGGCAAAAGTCGGAAGCTGTTACCTAAATATTCGGGACCGTACCGAATTCAGAAAGTGCTCGACTACGATAGGTATGTCGTGACGGACATGCCGGGGGCGACGCGTTCCCAAAAACGATATGAGGGTGTCCATTCAGTGGACAAATTGAGACATTACGTTGTCGCCACGACGAGTGGAGACGAAACAATGGACGATGTCAGTGACGAATGA